One genomic region from Streptomyces sp. NBC_00457 encodes:
- a CDS encoding SDR family oxidoreductase, whose protein sequence is MGLLDDKVVLVGGGSQGVGAAVARAASREGAIVAVTGRRTAPGEALVTELTAAGGKAMFIRVDLADAEQAKTAVGDVVSTYGRIDCLVNSAGLTSRGTLLDTTPELFDQHIAINLRAPFFTMQAAVEDMVARKAPGTIVNIITSSAHGGQPFLAPYVAAKAGLIGLTRNAAHAHRWDRIRINGLNIGWTATEGEDATQKTFHGAGDDWREEAAGKLPMGKLGQPDEIADFVVFLLSDRSGVVTGSVIDWDQNVLGGLD, encoded by the coding sequence ATGGGACTTCTCGACGACAAGGTCGTCCTCGTGGGCGGCGGCAGCCAAGGCGTCGGCGCCGCCGTCGCGCGGGCGGCGTCCCGCGAGGGAGCGATCGTGGCCGTCACCGGCCGGCGTACGGCCCCCGGCGAGGCGTTGGTGACCGAGCTGACGGCCGCCGGCGGCAAGGCCATGTTCATCCGGGTCGACCTGGCGGACGCCGAGCAGGCGAAGACGGCCGTCGGCGACGTCGTCTCCACCTACGGCCGGATCGACTGCCTGGTCAACTCGGCGGGGCTGACCTCACGGGGCACGCTCCTCGACACCACGCCCGAGCTGTTCGACCAGCACATCGCGATCAACCTCAGGGCGCCCTTCTTCACCATGCAGGCCGCCGTCGAGGACATGGTGGCCCGCAAGGCGCCCGGCACGATCGTCAACATCATCACGTCCTCGGCCCACGGCGGACAGCCGTTCCTGGCGCCGTACGTCGCCGCCAAGGCCGGGCTCATCGGCCTGACCCGCAACGCCGCGCACGCGCACCGCTGGGACCGGATCCGGATCAACGGCCTCAACATCGGCTGGACCGCGACGGAGGGCGAGGACGCGACCCAGAAGACCTTCCACGGCGCGGGGGACGACTGGCGTGAGGAGGCTGCCGGGAAGCTGCCGATGGGAAAGCTGGGCCAGCCGGACGAGATCGCGGACTTCGTGGTCTTCCTGCTGTCGGACCGGTCGGGCGTGGTCACCGGTTCGGTGATCGACTGGGACCAGAACGTACTCGGCGGACTCGACTGA
- a CDS encoding phytanoyl-CoA dioxygenase family protein has protein sequence MSSTSWLTEQDCDLDAFRALVERTTETADYPHAAAVEQNVLVYDGDRLRDTNRRDVQAELVRALTDGPGIVVFRRAFPDLDAVDRLTAVFDALIAEQHASGASAGDHFAKPGANDRVWNALEKAALYDPEAFADYYANDILALVSQAWLGPGYQVTSQVNVVNPGGAAQTAHRDYHLGFLSNETAAAYPAHVHRLSPVLTLQGAVAHCDMPVESGPTMYLPYSQSYEPGYLAWRLPQFQDCFADRHVQLPLAKGDAVFFNPALFHAAGTNRSADIRRMANLLQVSSAFGRAMETVDREAIANALYPVLLKRRSEGERWLDNVIAASAEGYPFPTNLDSDPPVDGLAPPSQADVVRRAAREAWTSEALRDELRAGAERRES, from the coding sequence ATGTCCTCCACCTCCTGGCTGACCGAGCAGGACTGCGATCTCGACGCCTTCCGCGCGCTGGTCGAGCGGACGACCGAGACCGCCGACTACCCGCACGCTGCGGCCGTGGAGCAGAACGTCCTGGTGTACGACGGCGACCGGCTGCGCGACACGAACCGCCGGGACGTCCAGGCCGAGCTGGTCCGCGCGCTGACCGACGGACCCGGCATCGTCGTCTTCCGGCGGGCCTTTCCGGACCTGGACGCCGTCGACCGTCTCACCGCCGTCTTCGACGCCCTGATCGCCGAGCAGCACGCCTCGGGCGCGAGCGCCGGTGACCACTTCGCGAAGCCCGGCGCCAACGACCGGGTGTGGAACGCCCTGGAGAAGGCGGCCCTGTACGACCCCGAGGCGTTCGCCGACTACTACGCCAACGACATCCTGGCTCTCGTCTCGCAGGCCTGGCTCGGCCCCGGCTACCAGGTCACCTCGCAGGTCAACGTGGTCAACCCGGGCGGCGCGGCCCAGACCGCACACCGGGACTACCACCTCGGGTTCCTCTCCAACGAGACGGCCGCCGCCTACCCGGCGCACGTCCACCGCCTCTCCCCCGTGCTCACCCTTCAGGGCGCGGTCGCGCACTGCGACATGCCGGTGGAGTCCGGCCCGACGATGTACCTGCCGTACTCGCAGTCGTACGAGCCCGGCTATCTGGCGTGGCGACTGCCCCAGTTCCAGGACTGTTTCGCGGACCGGCACGTCCAGCTTCCGCTCGCCAAGGGCGACGCCGTCTTCTTCAACCCAGCCCTGTTCCACGCCGCCGGCACCAACCGCTCCGCGGACATCCGGCGGATGGCCAACCTCCTCCAGGTGTCGTCCGCGTTCGGGCGGGCGATGGAGACGGTGGACCGGGAGGCGATCGCGAACGCCCTCTACCCCGTGCTGCTCAAGCGCAGGTCCGAAGGCGAGCGGTGGCTGGACAACGTCATCGCCGCGAGCGCCGAGGGCTACCCCTTCCCCACCAACCTCGACAGCGATCCGCCGGTGGACGGTCTGGCCCCGCCCTCGCAGGCCGACGTCGTACGGCGGGCGGCGCGTGAGGCATGGACATCCGAGGCTCTGCGTGACGAGCTGCGGGCCGGCGCCGAGCGGCGCGAGAGCTGA
- a CDS encoding LacI family DNA-binding transcriptional regulator: MGHPFPIREIARQAGLSEATVDRVLNGRGGVRESTEREVRQAIADLDRQRTQVRLVGRTFMIDIVMQTPERFSTAVRAALEAELPSLHPAVVRSRFHFRETGPVRELTATLDRIARRGSQGVILKAPDVPEVTAAVTRLAEAGIPVVTLVTDLPATPRLAYVGIDNRAAGATAAYLMGQWLGDRPGNVLTSLSSGFFRNEEEREMGFRSAMRARHPDRTLVEIAEGQGLDATQYDLVRAALKRDPDIRAVYSIGGGNIATLRAFEDLGRECVVFVAHDLDHDNTRLLREHRLSAVLHHDLRQDMREACHLVMRAHGALPPAGPALPSAIQVVTPYNMPTA, translated from the coding sequence ATGGGCCACCCCTTCCCGATCCGGGAGATCGCACGTCAGGCAGGCCTGAGCGAGGCCACCGTCGACCGCGTGCTCAACGGGCGGGGAGGAGTGCGCGAGAGCACCGAGCGCGAGGTCCGGCAGGCCATCGCCGATCTGGACCGGCAGCGCACCCAGGTCAGGCTGGTCGGCCGCACCTTCATGATCGACATCGTGATGCAGACACCCGAACGGTTCTCCACCGCCGTACGCGCCGCCCTCGAAGCCGAGCTGCCGTCCCTGCACCCGGCCGTCGTACGCTCCCGCTTCCACTTCCGGGAGACCGGCCCGGTGCGGGAGCTGACCGCGACGCTGGACCGGATCGCCCGGCGCGGCTCGCAGGGCGTGATCCTCAAGGCGCCGGACGTCCCCGAGGTCACAGCCGCCGTCACCAGGCTCGCGGAGGCGGGCATCCCGGTGGTGACCCTGGTGACGGACCTGCCCGCCACGCCGCGCCTCGCCTATGTCGGCATAGACAACCGGGCCGCCGGGGCGACCGCCGCGTACCTCATGGGCCAGTGGCTCGGGGACCGCCCCGGCAATGTGCTCACCAGCCTCAGCAGCGGGTTCTTCCGCAACGAGGAGGAGCGCGAGATGGGCTTCCGCAGCGCCATGCGCGCCCGGCACCCGGACCGCACGCTGGTCGAGATCGCCGAGGGACAGGGCCTCGACGCCACGCAGTACGACCTCGTCCGCGCCGCCCTGAAACGCGACCCCGACATCCGGGCGGTCTACTCGATCGGCGGCGGCAACATCGCCACCCTGCGCGCCTTCGAGGACCTGGGCCGGGAGTGCGTGGTGTTCGTCGCGCACGACCTCGACCACGACAACACCCGGCTGCTGCGCGAGCACCGGCTGTCCGCCGTCCTCCACCACGACCTGCGCCAGGACATGCGCGAGGCCTGCCACCTCGTCATGCGGGCCCATGGAGCCCTCCCGCCCGCGGGACCGGCCCTGCCGTCCGCGATCCAGGTCGTGACGCCGTACAACATGCCTACGGCGTGA